A stretch of the Panicum virgatum strain AP13 chromosome 9N, P.virgatum_v5, whole genome shotgun sequence genome encodes the following:
- the LOC120691899 gene encoding GATA transcription factor 18-like isoform X3 translates to MPDADVDVEMRAAAAAGASAAPGDDDGEDGTGEDEEDGEEVDDEDEDEDEEERTAPAPAEEPPAPAPVSALPGNPNQLTLLFQGEVYVFESVTPDKVESVLSLLGRGELPADYAGKVVPSQNENKGYDDILRRTDIPAKRVASLLRFHEKRKERNFDKKIRYAVRKEVALRMQRRKGQFAGRASLEGESPAPGCDPGSQSSGLDFVSRESKCQNCGTSEKMTPAMRRGPAGPRTLCNACGLMWANKGTLRSCPKAKVESPVVGIGQVGNDNKALVTPKNDNTSVSASNGEACSREERQRRRDSI, encoded by the exons atgCCCGACGCGGACGTCGACGTCGagatgcgcgccgccgccgccgccggagcctcaGCCGCACCTGGCGACGACGATGGCGAGGACGGCACcggggaggatgaggaggacggAGAGGAGGTCgatgacgaggacgaggacgaggatgaggaggagcggaccgcgccggcgccggccgaggAGCCTCCCGCCCCGGCGCCCGTCTCGGCCTTGCCGGGAAACCCGAACCAGCTGACGCTTCTCTTCCAGGGCGAAGTCTACGTGTTCGAATCCGTCACCCCCGACAAG GTTGAATCTGTCCTGTCCCTGTTAGGACGTGGTGAACTACCAGCTGATTATGCTGGCAAGGTTGTACCTAGTCAAAATGAGAACAAG GGTTATGATGACATACTTCGGAGGACAGACATTCCTGCAAAAAGGGTTGCCTCTCTACTCAGGTTCCATGAAAAACGGAAGGAAAGAAATTTTGATAAGAAAATACGCTATGCTGTTCGCAAAGAAGTTGCACTCAG GATGCAGCGCCGGAAAGGGCAATTTGCTGGAAGGGCCAGTCTTGAGGGAGAATCTCCAGCTCCTGGCTGTGATCCTGGTTCCCAAAGCTCAGGCCTAGATTTCGTATCACGTGAATCAAA GTGTCAGAACTGCGGTACTAGTGAAAAGATGACCCCAGCAATGCGTCGTGGTCCTGCTGGTCCAAGGACTTTGTGCAATGCTTGTGGATTGATGTGGGCAAACAAG GGTACACTGAGAAGTTGTCCCAAGGCGAAAGTCGAATCTCCTGTGGTTGGAATTGGGCAG GTTGGAAATGACAACAAAGCGCTGGTGACACCGAAGAATGACAACACTTCTGTTTCTGCAAGCAACGGCGAAGC TTGCAGCAGAGAGGAGCGCCAAAGGCGCCGTGACAGTATATAA
- the LOC120691899 gene encoding GATA transcription factor 18-like isoform X2, producing MPDADVDVEMRAAAAAGASAAPGDDDGEDGTGEDEEDGEEVDDEDEDEDEEERTAPAPAEEPPAPAPVSALPGNPNQLTLLFQGEVYVFESVTPDKVESVLSLLGRGELPADYAGKVVPSQNENKGYDDILRRTDIPAKRVASLLRFHEKRKERNFDKKIRYAVRKEVALRMQRRKGQFAGRASLEGESPAPGCDPGSQSSGLDFVSRESKCQNCGTSEKMTPAMRRGPAGPRTLCNACGLMWANKGTLRSCPKAKVESPVVGIGQVGNDNKALVTPKNDNTSVSASNGEATVAAERSAKGAVTVYNT from the exons atgCCCGACGCGGACGTCGACGTCGagatgcgcgccgccgccgccgccggagcctcaGCCGCACCTGGCGACGACGATGGCGAGGACGGCACcggggaggatgaggaggacggAGAGGAGGTCgatgacgaggacgaggacgaggatgaggaggagcggaccgcgccggcgccggccgaggAGCCTCCCGCCCCGGCGCCCGTCTCGGCCTTGCCGGGAAACCCGAACCAGCTGACGCTTCTCTTCCAGGGCGAAGTCTACGTGTTCGAATCCGTCACCCCCGACAAG GTTGAATCTGTCCTGTCCCTGTTAGGACGTGGTGAACTACCAGCTGATTATGCTGGCAAGGTTGTACCTAGTCAAAATGAGAACAAG GGTTATGATGACATACTTCGGAGGACAGACATTCCTGCAAAAAGGGTTGCCTCTCTACTCAGGTTCCATGAAAAACGGAAGGAAAGAAATTTTGATAAGAAAATACGCTATGCTGTTCGCAAAGAAGTTGCACTCAG GATGCAGCGCCGGAAAGGGCAATTTGCTGGAAGGGCCAGTCTTGAGGGAGAATCTCCAGCTCCTGGCTGTGATCCTGGTTCCCAAAGCTCAGGCCTAGATTTCGTATCACGTGAATCAAA GTGTCAGAACTGCGGTACTAGTGAAAAGATGACCCCAGCAATGCGTCGTGGTCCTGCTGGTCCAAGGACTTTGTGCAATGCTTGTGGATTGATGTGGGCAAACAAG GGTACACTGAGAAGTTGTCCCAAGGCGAAAGTCGAATCTCCTGTGGTTGGAATTGGGCAG GTTGGAAATGACAACAAAGCGCTGGTGACACCGAAGAATGACAACACTTCTGTTTCTGCAAGCAACGGCGAAGC CACAGTTGCAGCAGAGAGGAGCGCCAAAGGCGCCGTGACAGTATATAACACATGA
- the LOC120691899 gene encoding GATA transcription factor 18-like isoform X1, producing MPDADVDVEMRAAAAAGASAAPGDDDGEDGTGEDEEDGEEVDDEDEDEDEEERTAPAPAEEPPAPAPVSALPGNPNQLTLLFQGEVYVFESVTPDKVESVLSLLGRGELPADYAGKVVPSQNENKGYDDILRRTDIPAKRVASLLRFHEKRKERNFDKKIRYAVRKEVALRMQRRKGQFAGRASLEGESPAPGCDPGSQSSGLDFVSRESKCQNCGTSEKMTPAMRRGPAGPRTLCNACGLMWANKPNYKERANLVMFMLLLEVIKHELQLHCHLLFKKNNTSPRPRTVREAYGTGYALFNTSPWRSAIALQW from the exons atgCCCGACGCGGACGTCGACGTCGagatgcgcgccgccgccgccgccggagcctcaGCCGCACCTGGCGACGACGATGGCGAGGACGGCACcggggaggatgaggaggacggAGAGGAGGTCgatgacgaggacgaggacgaggatgaggaggagcggaccgcgccggcgccggccgaggAGCCTCCCGCCCCGGCGCCCGTCTCGGCCTTGCCGGGAAACCCGAACCAGCTGACGCTTCTCTTCCAGGGCGAAGTCTACGTGTTCGAATCCGTCACCCCCGACAAG GTTGAATCTGTCCTGTCCCTGTTAGGACGTGGTGAACTACCAGCTGATTATGCTGGCAAGGTTGTACCTAGTCAAAATGAGAACAAG GGTTATGATGACATACTTCGGAGGACAGACATTCCTGCAAAAAGGGTTGCCTCTCTACTCAGGTTCCATGAAAAACGGAAGGAAAGAAATTTTGATAAGAAAATACGCTATGCTGTTCGCAAAGAAGTTGCACTCAG GATGCAGCGCCGGAAAGGGCAATTTGCTGGAAGGGCCAGTCTTGAGGGAGAATCTCCAGCTCCTGGCTGTGATCCTGGTTCCCAAAGCTCAGGCCTAGATTTCGTATCACGTGAATCAAA GTGTCAGAACTGCGGTACTAGTGAAAAGATGACCCCAGCAATGCGTCGTGGTCCTGCTGGTCCAAGGACTTTGTGCAATGCTTGTGGATTGATGTGGGCAAACAAG CCGAATTACAAAGAGAGGGCTAATCTAGTCATGTTCATGTTGCTTCTGGAAGTCATCAAACATGAACTTCAGTTGCATTGCCACCTTCTTTTTAAGAAAAATAATACTTcgcccagaccccgcacagtgcgggaagcctacggcactgggtacgccctttttaaTACTTCGCCATGGAGATCTGCTATTGCACTTCAATGGTGA
- the LOC120687280 gene encoding E3 ubiquitin-protein ligase UPL7-like: MSVPPAGNRQVSLRGSSAREITRDALLQKVSEERQLRNHLRRAAAAALSIQRIWRRYYVIRVVSEQLHEDWKLLMNQPNIDLTNQWISRKMLRPFLFFITQPSSWYEGQQSKTVESILTCFKIILNSINSTDASKNFCSFAVGMPEERSIWLYQAKKLISLCSFILARCDHSCCKDGSMVDMTAIAMRLAVSLTDCKTWKILKSESSRAADASVETLIEFIGTCQSGTYNCVRQYIKCLGPHVTTGKNSSGTATDDHFLITASAVTLALRPFHSKKAQRGIDLNGASKEYFKLVLTIPYLCKRMPPLLLPALKHISVLQPCLKIILISKDKIFEEIIKLEKSEVLAVDTTVIPCSGWALGNIVNLATNHDDLSNSGCFIQGLDFRLYVDVVNCICQNLLENFEKSKGVSQSVGSTAFHAETSAAEEGDTNGSNSMRTLFMDLLKPIYQQWHLRKLLMLAKEDVSCSRGTNYVLTQSLKLSDVVCFYYHMLRIFSSFNPSIGSLPILNMLAFSPGFLVDLWGALEMSIFGQAIQNLQETGHDKQLATSSSGEQVSSTRQRRNAKDAATKWANVLQNITGKSNDSEEGTMSDSILISKQSDDDALTLWDIEAMRHGSEGIGKDLICMMYIFCAIYGHLLLVLDDIEFYEKQVPFTLEQQRKIASALNTFVYNSFVQNGGSYSKPLLDVAVRCLNLLYERDSRHKFCPISLWLAPARNGRIPIAAAARAHEAAFGNFQGNNSSGIPTRSSVLTTLPHVYPFEERVQMFREFIESDKASRRVTGEISGPGPGSIEIVIRRGHIIEDGYRQLNCLRSKLKSCIHVSFVSECGLPEAGLDYGGLSKEFLTDLSKTAFSPEYGLFSQTSASDTSLIPSNSARLLDNGIDMIEFLGRVVGKALYEGILLDYSFSPVFVQKLLGRYNFLDELSTLDPELYRNLMQLKHFANDISALLCLDFTVTEELGGKRIVHELRPGGKSISVTNENKLHYVHAMADFKLNRQILQFANAFYRGLSDLISPSWLSLFNANEFNQLLSGGLQDFDVDDLRNNTKYTGGYTESSRTVKLFWEVIKGLKPTERCLLLKFVTSCSRAPLLGFKYLQPSFTIHKVPCDVTLWASIGGQDVDRLPSASTCYNTLKLPTYKRSSTLRSKLLYAISSNTGFELS; this comes from the exons atgTCGGTGCCCCCGGCCGGCAACCGCCAG GTGTCCCTCCGGGGGTCGAGCGCGAGGGAGATCACCCGCGACGCGCTGCTGCAGAAGGTCTCCGAGGAGCGACAGCTCCGGAaccacctccgccgcgccgcagcGGCTGCCCTCTCCATCCAG CGAATATGGAGAAGGTACTATGTGATAAGAGTAGTTTCAGAGCAGCTTCATGAAGACTGGAAACTATTAATGAACCAGCCTAACATTGACTTGACAAATCAATGGATATCTAGAAAGATGCTTAGGCCATTTCTTTTCTTCATTACTCAACCATCTAGCTGGTACGAGGGACAACAGAGCAAGACCGTGGAATCTATCTTAACATGCTTCAAGATTATCTTGAATAGCATAAACTCAACGG ATGCAAGCAAAAATTTCTGTTCCTTTGCTGTGGGTATGCCAGAAGAGAGATCTATTTGGCTTTATCAGGCAAAAAAGCTGATTTCACTGTGCTCTTTCATTCTTGCCAGGTGTGACCATTCCTGTTGCAAGGATGGAAGCATGGTTGACATGACTGCTATCGCTATGAGATTGGCTGTGTCTTTAACTGATTGCAAAACATGGAAAATCTTAAAAAGTGAGAGCAGTAGAGCTGCAGATGCATCTGTAGAGACTTTGATTGAGTTTATAGGTACATGCCAGAGTGGCACATATAATTGTGTTAGGCAATATATAAAATGTCTTGGCCCTCATGTTACTACAGGGAAGAACAGTTCTGGAACTGCAACAGATGATCATTTTCTGATTACTGCTAGTGCAGTTACTCTAGCCTTGCGCCCATTCCACTCTAAGAAAGCACAGAGGGGTATTGATCTGAATGGTGCTTCAAAGGAATACTTCAAACTTGTACTTACAATACCATATCTGTGCAAACGCATGCCACCTCTCCTGTTACCTGCTCTTAAGCACATTTCTGTGCTGCAACCGTGTCTCAAGATTATACTG ATCTCCAAGGataaaatatttgaagaaataATAAAATTGGAGAAGTCAGAGGTTTTAGCTGTTGACACTACTGTTATTCCTTGCTCTGGTTGGGCTCTTGGAAATATTGTAAATTTAGCTACCAATCATGATGATTTATCCAATTCAGGGTGCTTCATTCAAGGGCTAGATTTTCGCCTATATGTTGATGTTGTTAACTGTATTTGCCAAAACTTActggaaaattttgagaaaagcaAGGGAGTGTCTCAGAGTGTTGGTAGTACCGCTTTCCATGCTGAGACCTCTGCTGCAGAGGAAGGGGATACCAATGGCAGCAACAGCATGAGAACATTATTTATGGACCTTCTGAAGCCAATTTACCAGCAATGGCACCTGAGAAAGCTTCTGATGTTGGCAAAGGAGGATGTTTCATGCAGCAGGGGGACTAATTATGTTCTAACTCAGAGCCTAAAGTTGTCAGATGTTGTATGCTTCTACTATCACATGCTCAGAATTTTCTCATCATTCAATCCTTCTATCGGTTCGTTACCTATTCTCAACATGCTTGCATTCTCTCCTGGATTTCTTGTTGATTTATGGGGGGCACTAGAAATGTCCATTTTTGGCCAAGCAATCCAGAATTTACAAGAAACAGGACATGATAAACAGTTGGCTACAAGTAGTTCAGGTGAGCAAGtatcctccacgaggcaaagaaGGAATGCCAAGGATGCAGCAACCAAGTGGGCAAATGTGCTCCAGAATATTACCGGAAAATCCAATGATTCAGAGGAGGGCACAATGTCTGATAGTATTTTAATTTCTAAACAGTCTGATGATGATGCATTAACTTTATGGGATATTGAAGCTATGAGACATGGATCTGAAGGTATTGGAAAGGACTTAATTTGCATGATGTATATTTTCTGTGCTATATATGGACATTTATTACTCGTGCTAGATGATATTGAGTTTTATGAAAAGCAG GTTCCTTTTACTTTAGAGCAGCAGCGGAAGATAGCATCAGCACTTAATACATTTGTATACAATTCTTTTGTTCAGAATGGTGGAAGCTACAGCAAGCCTCTTCTGGATGTAGCTGTCAGATGTCTTAATCTACTCTATGAAAGGGACAGTAGGCATAAATTTTGTCCAATTTCTTTGTGGTTGGCACCTGCTAGAAATGGTCGAATTccaattgctgctgctgccagggCCCACGAGGCAGCATTTGGTAATTTTCAAGGAAATAATTCTTCAGGAATTCCTACTCGGAGCTCTGTACTTACCACATTACCACATGTATATCCATTTGAAGAGAG AGTGCAGATGTTTAGAGAATTTATTGAGTCAGACAAAGCATCGAGAAGAGTTACTGGCGAAATATCTGGGCCCGGTCCAGGATCTATTGAGATTGTTATTCGTCGAGGCCATATAATTGAAGATGGATATAGGCAGTTGAACTGCCTAAGATCAAAGTTGAAATCTTGCATTCATGTGTCATTTGTAAGTGAATGCGGCCTTCCTGAAGCTGGTTTGGACTATGGTGGTCTCTCAAAGGAGTTTCTAACGGATCTTTCTAAGACTGCTTTTAGTCCAGA GTATGGACTGTTTTCACAAACATCAGCATCTGATACCAGCTTAATTCCTAGCAATTCCGCTAGGCTTTTGGATAACGGCATTGATATGATtgagtttcttggtcgagttgTCGGCAAAGCACTCTATGAGGGGATTCTGTTGGACTATTCTTTCTCACCAGTATTTGTGCAGAAACTTCTTGGACGGTATAATTTTTTGGATGAACTATCAACACTTGATCCTGAGCTTTACAGAAATCTTATGCAACTAAAG CATTTTG CAAATGATATTAGTGCACTACTATGTTTGGATTTTACTGTAACTGAAGAGTTGGGTGGTAAAAGAATTGTCCATGAGCTGAGACCTGGTGGTAAAAGTATATCTGTCACGAATGAAAATAAGCTGCACTATGTCCATGCAATGGCAGATTTCAAGCTTAACCGTCAG ATACTTCAATTTGCAAATGCATTTTATAGAGGACTCAGCGATCTCATTTCACCATCTTGGCTAAGCCTGTTTAATGCAAATGAATTTAATCAG TTACTTTCAGGCGGACTACAGGATTTTGATGTTGACGATCTGCGGAACAACACCAAGTATACTGGTGGTTATACTGAGTCAAGTCGAACTGTTAAACTCTTCTGGGAG GTCATCAAaggattgaagccaacagagcgTTGTTTGCTCCTAAAGTTTGTGACGAGCTGTTCACGAGCTCCATTACTTGGATTCAAGTATCTGCAGCCTTCTTTCACAATACATAAG GTTCCATGTGATGTAACACTTTGGGCTTCAATTGGAGGCCAAGACGTGGACCGCCTTCCATCTGCTTCCACATGCTACAATACTCTCAAG CTTCCAACATACAAGCGGTCAAGCACCCTAAGGAGCAAGCTGCTGTACGCCATCAGCTCAAATACTGGGTTTGAACTCTCTTAG
- the LOC120687279 gene encoding GDSL esterase/lipase At5g03810-like, producing the protein MKLSSAVPAVSAAAVVMLMLLLLLLSAAATARGQALVPGVMIFGDSVVDAGNNNRLATLVRADFPPYGRDFPATHAPTGRFCNGKLATDYTVENLGLRSYPPAYLSEEAQSNNKSLLHGANFASGAAGYLDATAALYGAISLSRQAEYFREYQSRVAASAGEQRAKTLTSGSIYVVSAGTSDYVQNYYVNPVLGAAYTPDQFADALMQPFTSFVERLYSLGARRIGVTSLPPMGCLPASVTLFGGGNPGCVERLNNDSLTFNRKLGAAADAVKRRRPDLKLVVFDIYQPLLDLVNNPTSAGFFESRRACCGTGTIETSVLCHQGAPGTCSNATGYVFWDGFHPTDAANRVLADALLFQGLQLIA; encoded by the exons ATGAAGTTGAGCTCCGCCGTGCCCgcggtgtcggcggcggcggtggtgatgctgatgctgctgctgctgctgctctcggcggcggcgaccgcgaggGGCCAGGCGCTGGTGCCCGGCGTGATGATCTTCGGCGACTCGGTGGTGGACGCCGGCAACAACAACCGGCTGGCCACGCTGGTGCGCGCCGACTTCCCGCCCTACGGCCGCGACTTCCCGGCGACGCACGCGCCCACGGGGCGCTTCTGCAACGGCAAGCTCGCCACGGACTACACCG TGGAGAACCTGGGGCTGAGGTCGTACCCGCCGGCGTACCTGAGCGAGGAGGCGCAGAGCAACAACAAGAGCCTCCTCCACGGCGCCAACTtcgcctccggcgccgccggctacctcgacgccaccgccgcgctctac GGCGCGATCTCTCTGAGCCGGCAGGCGGAGTACTTCCGGGAGTACCAGTCGCGGGTGGCGGCGtcggccggcgagcagcgcgccaAGACGCTGACGTCGGGGTCCATCTACGTGGTGAGCGCCGGCACCAGCGACTACGTGCAGAACTACTACGTGAAcccggtgctgggcgccgcctaCACGCCCGACCAGTTCGCCGACGCGCTCATGCAGCCCTTCACCTCCTTCGTCGAG CGCCTGTACAGCCTGGGCGCCCGCCGGATCGGCGTGACGTCGCTGCCGCCGATGGGGTGCCTCCCGGCGTCCGTCACCCTGTTCGGCGGCGGCAACCCGGGCTGCGTGGAGCGCCTCAACAACGACTCCCTCACCTTCAACCGcaagctcggcgccgccgcggacgccgtcAAACGCCGCCGCCCGGACCTCAAGCTCGTCGTCTTCGACATCTACCAGCCGCTGCTCGACCTCGTCAACAACCCCACCAGCGCCG GGTTCTTCGAGTCGCGGCGGGCGTGCTGCGGGACGGGCACGATCGAGACGTCGGTGCTGTGCCACCAGGGTGCCCCGGGGACGTGCTCCAACGCCACGGGCTACGTCTTCTGGGACGGCTTCCACCCCACGGACGCAGCCAACCGGGTGCTCGCCGACGCGCTGCTGTTCCAGGGCCTGCAGCTCATAGCCTGA